In Carassius auratus strain Wakin chromosome 46, ASM336829v1, whole genome shotgun sequence, the following proteins share a genomic window:
- the LOC113064182 gene encoding calfacilitin-like — MATWLNEVQKHPALYVLCCSVTFRILHRFLQTVPSPGTVDTDPWRTWKWRNLSVSLVHSLLTGIWAVTCVIQHPVMVHEIHSTYTPSAYMLVVVSSGYFIQDAGDIIFSGYAKASWEFLLHHVMVIWCFLYAVFTHQYVAGAVVALFVEVNSVFLHTRLLLKLAKVAHNSFIYTVNKLLNVVTYMTFRLGAQFYLTWYLIHHYSTLDHALYFLITMMLMNIMILIYFYRLLRTDFFSKRHPHNSGRKFAED; from the exons ATGGCCACATGGCTGAATGAAGTCCAGAAGCATCCAGCCCTGTATGTCTTGTGCTGTTCTGTAACCTTCAGGATCCTTCACAGGTTCCTGCAGACTGTGCCCAGTCCCGGGACAGTGGACACAGACCCCTGGAGGACGTGGAAATGGAGGAACCTCTCAGTGTCACTCGTCCACTCACTGCTGACTGGCATCTGGGCCGTCACCTG TGTCATACAGCATCCTGTGATGGTGCATGAAATCCACTCCACCTACACCCCATCAGCATACATGCTAGTCGTCGTCTCCTCTG GCTACTTCATTCAGGATGCTGGTGACATTATTTTTAGTGGCTACGCAAAAGCATCTTGGGAGTTTTTACTTCACCATGTTATG GTGATCTGGTGTTTCCTGTACGCTGTGTTCACTCATCAGTATGTGGCAGGCGCAGTGGTGGCTTTATTTGTGGAGGTGAACAGTGTGTTCCTACACACACGTTTATTGCTCAAACTGGCTAAGGTGGCCCACAACTCTTTCATCTACACCGTTAACAAACTGTTAAATGTGGTGACCTACATGACCTTCCGGCTCGGAGCACAGTTTTACCTCACCTGGTATCTAATACACCACTACTCAACGTTGGATCATGCCCTCTACTTCCTGATAACCATGATGCTCATGAACATCATGATTCTCATCTACTTCTACCGCCTCCTCCGAACCGACTTCTTCAGCAAGAGGCATCCTCACAACAGTGGTCGTAAATTTGCTGAGGACTAA
- the LOC113064184 gene encoding homeobox protein Nkx-6.1-like codes for MLAVGQMDGSRQSAFLLNTPPLAALHSMTEMKAPLYPAYPLSSTGPASSPSPTATSPNPGGIPVSSPGIKTSTALSTLGAQYSIATPHGINDILSRPSVVTGAAAASSPAGILSGLPRFSSLSPPPPPGLYFSPGGAAVAVARYPKPLTDLPGRTPIFWPGVMQSPHWRDARFACSPHQNSVLLDKDGKRKHTRPTFSGQQIFALEKTFEQTKYLAGPERARLAYSLGMTESQVKVWFQNRRTKWRKRHAAEMASAKKKHDSETERLKGASENEDDDDDYNKPLDPNSDDEKITQLLKKHKPNSALIIHTSENESS; via the exons ATGTTAGCGGTGGGGCAAATGGACGGGTCTCGCCAGAGCGCTTTCCTACTCAATACCCCACCTTTGGCTGCTCTGCACAGTATGACCGAGATGAAGGCTCCACTTTACCCAGCCTACCCGTTATCTTCCACTGGACCAGCATCCTCCCCTTCACCGACAGCTACCTCTCCGAATCCAGGCGGTATCCCGGTCTCGTCCCCGGGGATCAAAACATCCACTGCACTTTCGACTCTCGGTGCTCAGTACTCAATCGCCACACCTCACGGAATAAACGACATCCTCAGTCGACCCTCGGTGGTCACCGGAGCGGCGGCGGCATCTTCTCCCGCTGGAATCTTGTCTGGACTGCCCCGGTTCAGCAGCCTGAGTCCTCCGCCGCCTCCAGGACTGTATTTCAGCCCCGGTGGCGCAGCCGTGGCGGTGGCTCGCTACCCGAAACCTCTGACAGACCTTCCAGGCAGAACCCCAATATTCTGGCCTGGAGTTATGCAAAGCCCACACTGGAGAGACGCCAGATTTGCGTGTTCGCCAC ATCAAAACTCAGTGCTGCTGGACAAAGATGGGAAAAGGAAACACACGCGACCAACGTTTTCCGGCCAGCAAATATTTGCCCTGGAAAAAACATTCGAGCAAACGAAATATTTAGCCGGACCTGAGAGAGCGCGGCTGGCCTACTCTTTAGGAATGACAGAGAGCCAAGTCAAG GTGTGGTTTCAAAACCGAAGAACAAAATGGAGAAAACGGCACGCGGCTGAAATGGCCTCGGCGAAGAAAAAACATGATTCAGAGACCGAGAGGCTGAAAGGGGCTTCGGAAAATGAAGACGACGACGACGACTACAACAAACCTTTAGATCCGAACTCGGACGATGAAAAAATAACGCAGTTGTTGAAAAAACACAAACCAAATTCAGCTCTTATCATTCACACGTCGGAAAACGAGAGCTCGTAA